The Clostridia bacterium DNA segment ATTCAATATTTGACGCACTTCCTACTATACTTATCATAAGAGGTAGGAGCCACCAATACAATTTCAAAAAGCTTCCTGAATCCTGCCACTGCACTTCCACTGCCAGCAGGTTCTCAATAACTGTCATTTCCCGTTCTCGTTATTGAAGGTTTTTCCAATGATTCTTCAATGGGGGGATAATATAACCCCAAAGCGCTATCCCCATAAGCTCAATGGCCTGTTTCTTGTAGCGATAATAGGTCGTCTGAGCAATATTCAGATCATGCATGATGGCCGCATCACACATGATTTGCTTGTCAATGTAGCACTTAGTAATGATATCGTGGTAGATTTTCCCGTGCTTCGGGTGCATTTTCAGATGCACCAATGCCCTATCTATTATGTCGATCATCTGTTTCGTCTCGGCTATGCACATTAAACGTTCTTCCACCGCTTCCTTGTCTTTGGCAAGATCGTACTCATCAAGCTCAAGACTTAGAAAATCCATCAACTCGGATATTCTCTTACCACCGTATTCATCAGCGGTATCTTGAACTTCATAGATAGCACTTTCTATCCTCCATACTACAGTCCGATAAATTAACAGGAGTAGCTTCGTCTTATGGTATTGACGTGAATCTGGTTTCCTGGATTCCCTGATTTGTTTCACCCCCTTTGATGTTTGGGAAGATAGTTTGCGGTGTTGAATCTTCGTTTCCCTCTGCATGTATTGCCTCCTTTTCAAGTTGATTTGTGGCGAAAAGGCTTATCTATATTATAAAACCGAACATTTGTTCTGTCCAATATAATATTTATAAATCTTTTCTTGACAGTCATATCCATCGATTGGTACTTTCATACTTTCTTAACACAATAATAGTTTGTTGCTTTCTGGCTCTACAACTTTCTATTTTCATTGTACTTTGCATTGACTTTGAGTGCAACGAAAATTATAATGTTGCTATAGAGTAATGTAACTTTCTATTTTCCGGCTAAAACAACTATCAAAAATGAAAGTGAGGTCGTAGCTTGTTAGTAAAATTCACTAATCACGGATATAGCTATACTGATGTAGATGGTACATCTTTTTATGATGAAGACAAGGAACATAAAGGATTATTCGATTTTTTGGATGCAGATTTGTCATCTCTCCCAAAAATCTTAGAAAGCTATATTTCAAAAATAATTGATAAAGAGACTTTCAAACTTACTGGATACGAGCCTTCATATAACGATTTACGAGATGTCGACTATGTACTCGACTACATACATCCATATTTTGAAATTAATTCGTCAGAAGAGATTAATAATGCAATCGCTGATTACTTCAATGCTCTACTGCTACAAAGAAGTTATAGCGAAGATGACTACACATACTCACCTATTTATGATGAAAAGTGGTATATGGAAACGCTAAGTGCACTTCTGAAAGATTGCTATTATGAAAATGAAAAAGAAAAACATATAAAGAGCTTCTATGAAAATTATCTGTCAATAGTGAAACCCGATGATGACGCCGATCTACCACCCTATATCGAACTACCACCGAAAGGTTTTAGCGGATTAATTTCTTTACAAGACCATCTGCGTAGTATGGTATTCTGGATGCTTGATGCATCAGCCCTTTATTTAAACGAACTGTCAATTTCTGAAAGAGTTTGGGTATACGGTAACGTGCATAGTACAATCTCCGACATGCCACATATGACCGTGACAAAGCAAATTTCATTCACAGATCCGCATCGAAACAGCCTTGGCTATAGCTTCAATTTTCATGATTTTCTTGATGGTATTAGTGATTCTTCTACGCTATATGGCAATTTGATGAATTTTCATAACAACCAAGAAGATGTTCGTCCAAAAGCCGTTGATACTTTAAAAAGCATAATTGAAAGGGCGAAGATGGGATATTCGGAAGGGATTTATGAGGAGTATAAAGTAGACAGCTTATTTGAAGTGTTATTCTTAGAAATTTACTATATGATTTTAGAACAGGTTTTAGTAAAGAAATGCAGAAATTGCGGGAAATACTTCGTTCTGAAAAATAAAAATGTAGAGTACTGTAATAGATTGATAGATGAGTATGATGACAATACCGATGATAGAACTTGTTCAGATGTTGGGCCAAAACTTTCATATCAGAAGAAACTAGAAGCGGATCAACCACTAAAGTCATATAGCAGAGCTTACAAAACACATTATGCTAGAATCAAGAGTGGGAAACTTACTAAACCAGGTTTTTTCGAATGGCAGCAAGAAGCAAAAGAAAAACTTGAACAGGTCAGATCTGGCGAGTACGATCTTGAAGATTATAAGAAGTGGCTCAAGAATTAAAAAGACCATGACCAGCAGCTCTTAACTGCCAATCATGGTCTGCTTATCCATGCGCTTTAATGGCTTCTACGAGTGAATTGCATAATCTAGAAACTGAGTTCTTATTTGATATAGGTAAATCTAATTCACAATATGATTCTAATTGCTTGCTTATAATTTCTTCTATTTTTTGCCAAGTTATCCAAGCTGTATGGTGTTTAATCAATTCTTTTATTTCTTCTATAGCTAGGGGATGATCCTCAGTATTAAGCACAATTCCTTCCAAAGGTGAACGAATTGAATCTTCAATAGATTGTCTTCCTTTTCCCTTTACCAATACTGGAGGCTCCTGTCCCAATATTAAAAAAAGCAAAGGACTTTTACCTCTTGCTTCTTTTGTGGCTAAAACAAATTCTCTTGCTAGCTGTTTTTCTTGAAATGAATTGTGTCTTATCCTTTTTGCTTCAATGACAGTATAAATTGAATCGAATTCAATAATGCCATCAGGTTGAACTGCATGTTTCGTCTGATGAGAATCTCCACTGGGCTTTAAATAAAAATTACCAGGTAGTAAGGTAAACACTCCCATTTCAATTTCTTTCTTCATTTTGGTTTTCAAATCATCGTTATCCATATTCAATTCATCAATGATGGAACCTAAAAAATGTTCACGCGGAAGAAAATCAAGAATTTGAAATACTTCGGCAGTTAAGACATTTTCATAACCAATTCCACCATTTCTGTAGTTTCTTATACTTCTTCCTTCCCATGATAATTCTCTTAATAAATTTCTTATTATGCTTCTGTCATCATTTTCCATAAAATCCTCCTCTACGTAATCATATTTTTAGCCTGAATTGTAATTACAACTTGAACTAGTATTCCTGTAACCTATGTTTCTATTTAGTACAATTTCGCATATAACTGAAAATGCCCATCTATAATGTTATCAACACTTGGCTTTTGAAAATCAAATTTATTCATTAGAAGCGTTATCTTGATACCAAAGACATTAATTTTAGTGATGAAGCATTCTACACCACCATAGAGGACGGGAATAGGACTTCCCACCTCATGAACAACTCCAGCTATCCTCGTAGTTGGGCATTCAGTAGCTTTATCATCGTCATTTAGGCAAAAAGCCGATTGTGAAATATTCTGATGACTGTATTTGTAGTCGTACTCAAGTGTTTCACATAGACGAGAATAATCACTTCTATTTATATCATAATATTCAATCTCATTAAGGAATACCTCAGCTGAACACTTTGGTACAGCATATAGTTCTGCAATAATGTCAGTTGCATTGGTCCGATTTTCAAATTCTTTCTTATCAATAGAATATATCAGACTCATTGGATTATTACACTGAAGATTACCCTTTACTAGATAGTGATTCTTGCCTTTATTCACAGAGATTACTTTCACATCAGCAATTTGAACAAGACCTCTTTCACTGACATTTACATTTTTTATTCGAGACAAGACATCATTGAGTTCTTTAAAAAATGGGCTTCTTTTCGCAAATTCCAAGTAGTGTCTTATTGTTTCTTCAACATATTTTTCTCTAAACTTCAGATCTGCTTTTTCAGAATCCTTAAGATTTTGTATTCTATCAGAAACCTTTACTATGAATGCAAGATTGTTCGCTTTGATATTAGTTAAGTATTGTTCTGTATCAATTTCCCTCGTTTTTGTTAGTAATACGACAGCTTCTACGATGTTTTCGTTACCAAGCTGCTCAATTTCGGTAACTGTTGCGTCAGTGTCTTCTAGTAAATCGTGAAATAGTGCAGTTAGCAAAAATTCATTTCTATAACCTTTACTATAAAGATAATTTGCTACCGCTATCGGATGGTCAATATATTGAGATCCACCGAGTCTCATTTGCCCTTTATGTTTTTCGATAGCAAATCTCAGTGCTTTCTTTTCATGCAATGTTGCTTCCCAGCATAATTCTTCCATGAAGCCCTCCCCTATAAAGGTCATACTCTAGAAATATTCAGACTTTCTTGTTAGATTTTGTAATCCTCATTGATATTCAAATCACCAACAATCATTTCAGTCGCCGGTAATCCTCTATCGCTTTCCGATTGATATTGATAGTCATTTTTTTTCAAGTATTCCGCCAAATCAATCAATTCCTTTGCCTTTGCTAAATCTATCCCAACACCGTTTCCCTCTGCATTGTTCTGGTCAACCGAAATTGTAATACCTTGTGCTAGTTTGCATATACCATCAAACTCTCGCTGGGTGTTACAATTTCACTATAGCAGAACATACTTAGCTAGAAAAACGCTCACACTAGCTACAAGGCTATATAAAAACATACACTTCATGGCAAAACTATTTCTGCTAAAAAACATGTACTCTTCATGTTGTTTATATAAGTTTTAACTTTGCGCATATTGTGGCTATTACCATATTGATCTCGAGGTTATTGATAAGTTTTTGCCTCATCTGATATCTTTTTCCAAACTAGATATTTACGCTTATTTGTTTCCTCAACATCCAAGGCAAATACTCCTTTGAATCTATACAGGATAGAACCTAAATTATCCTTACCACGAGCAAAAACAATCCGCCTCTTCTGATTGTCTGCAAGAACCTTCTGGTAATGTTTCTCTGCTATCTTAGTATCTCGATTCTTTTCATAGATATAGAGACCATCTCTCGTGAGCTCATTATCCCACTCATCATTAGGATATAATTTAGGGAACCAAATTAAAGTATCTTTTTCTTTAGGATGCGTAGCGCCACCACGCTGAAATCCCTTATAATTGAGCCCAAAGCATCGGCAAGTATCAACGATTCTGTGAAAAGCAACATTATCAACGAGGCTGATACATCCCTTATCAATATAAGTTTGAGGATTATACTCAGAGTCGATATCCCAGGGAATGAATGTATTACCCAATTCTTCTCTTTTGCTGCGGATTTCTTTAACAACATCATCAATTTGTTGATGAATGTTTTCAATACCTCCCATTATCTCTATGCTGAATACATCATGATCAGTTGCTGTAACAATATCTCTTTCTCGATCCCTATCCTTTAATTCAATTTTTATGTGATATGGTTCTTTAATTTCAATATGTAATTTTACTTGTGGGAAATACATATCCGTTAAAGCATATCCTTCCGGTCGAACTACATATTGCTGAGTCACGAACTTGTAATCTAAACTATTTAGCAAATTCCATATTCTAGTCACTACATAATTCTCATATTTCTTCTTGTTTGTCTTTCCAATCTGCTGAATAATATACTCCATTTTGTCCATGTCAGTACCCTTTCTTATTGAAGATCTTCCTACTCAATGCAAAAGTACAGAGTGAAATTAAAAAATATTTATTTATAAAATCTCATGGTTACTTTTAATACGCTTATGTTTTCTTTAAGTTCAAACTTAATTTTTGCCATCTCTTTCAGGGCTTTCATTAATAAAACGATATCTTTTTAAATTTGATACTATGACAATTTAATGCTTCCTCAAAGGCAAAAAGATCATCTCTATGAGCTAAAAAATCACAGAAC contains these protein-coding regions:
- a CDS encoding bifunctional (p)ppGpp synthetase/guanosine-3',5'-bis(diphosphate) 3'-pyrophosphohydrolase codes for the protein MEELCWEATLHEKKALRFAIEKHKGQMRLGGSQYIDHPIAVANYLYSKGYRNEFLLTALFHDLLEDTDATVTEIEQLGNENIVEAVVLLTKTREIDTEQYLTNIKANNLAFIVKVSDRIQNLKDSEKADLKFREKYVEETIRHYLEFAKRSPFFKELNDVLSRIKNVNVSERGLVQIADVKVISVNKGKNHYLVKGNLQCNNPMSLIYSIDKKEFENRTNATDIIAELYAVPKCSAEVFLNEIEYYDINRSDYSRLCETLEYDYKYSHQNISQSAFCLNDDDKATECPTTRIAGVVHEVGSPIPVLYGGVECFITKINVFGIKITLLMNKFDFQKPSVDNIIDGHFQLYAKLY